A single genomic interval of Portunus trituberculatus isolate SZX2019 chromosome 41, ASM1759143v1, whole genome shotgun sequence harbors:
- the LOC123516963 gene encoding chromatin modification-related protein eaf-1-like: MKVVTQVVVCLAVWVAAAAAAADPDGSYHLDSRGVQVQLGLTPPHQLLETHRAATQTFRRDGDAVGMAYGAARMEPRDSSPQYAWAYEVAAPSSGDRKSAREERRGDVVVGQYSLVEPDGSYRVVDYFVRPDTGFHATINKDDTPEALAQQYAVQYSAQSRRQPLAPTQIHDHGAQQAIRDHFKTPQLRDQFHSRQPEDHFQSAQLRAQLQSPHVKAPIETTQFKDQMQTSQVRDQSHSLQAKEHFQIPQFQHRFQKPDVKDFFQGQQFMHFKDQLQSPQLKEQFQSPQLRKQTPTPQTEDHFQTPQMNEHFQTPQIKEPFQTPQMKEQFQTPQMKMKEQFQTPHMKEQFQTPQVKAQVQTPQIQEQFQAPQMKEQVQTPRMKEQFQTPQIKEQVQTPRMKEQIQTPQMKEQLQSSQFKQHFQSQQFKNEFKRPQFQLQFQNQQFKEQFQSPQFNQHFQSPQFKELFQNQQLQQQFQSPQFRAQYQSPQQQIQISPMPSQQFMDQPTIQFQNPQFSGHHFFRPQSQSPQIQSPHFKDHFAMPQDMDRFNMQVLDDQRLAGNQFKHPYFSRHQFLSEGLKQGRFQSQDLMKTVQNQQSLNQEAGRHQLQPQMTGGKIKDKITEDRFRSKPSKEEHQSPDQKGDRSHLQDHQAKTQQSERDELHRDQFRNQQNKDDQFRETHDSRSQFLSTDQVVGRFNEGRFQNPQNQFQNQRTISRTFQRENVKPDEQQRSGQQSHAQSSPVPGSGVTLKTSLSTFDSERRAQDFTSQGHGNDRSSGARTYLSMQGHPKLRPRPVNSPVGVPLVHQ; the protein is encoded by the exons ATGAAG GTTGTGACGCAGGTGGTAGTGTGCTTAGCAGTGtgggtggcggcagcggcggctgCGGCAGACCCAGATGGCTCCTACCACCTAGATTCACGTGGGGTGCAGGTGCAGTTAGGACTCACGCCACCCCACCAACTGCTCGAAACCCACCGCGCTGCCACTCAGACTTTCAGGCGTGACGGTGATGCCGTGGGAATGGCATATGGGGCAGCCCGGATGGAGCCGCGCGATTCT AGTCCCCAGTACGCGTGGGCATACGAAGTTGCTGCACCATCTAGCGGAGATAGGAAGTCAGCGCGGGAGGAGCGTCGCGGGGACGTGGTGGTGGGCCAGTACAGCCTGGTGGAGCCTGATGGTTCTTACCGTGTAGTGGACTATTTTGTAAGACCTGACACTGGCTTCCACGCAACTATCAACAAGGACGACACCCCTGAGGCTTTGGCTCAGCAGTATGCAGTGCAGTACTCTGCTCAGAGCCGGAGGCAGCCACTCGCACCCACTCAGATCCACGACCACGGTGCCCAACAGGCAATCAGGGATCACTTCAAGACCCCACAACTCAGGGATCAGTTCCACAGCCGACAGCCTGAAGACCACTTCCAAAGCGCACAACTCAGGGCTCAGTTACAAAGTCCACACGTTAAAGCTCCTATCGAGACCACACAATTCAAAGATCAGATGCAAACCTCACAGGTGAGAGATCAAAGTCATAGTCTACAAGCTAAGGAGCATTTCCAGATTCCACAGTTTCAGCATCGGTTCCAGAAGCCAGACGTTAAAGATTTCTTCCAGGGCCAACAGTTCATGCATTTCAAAGATCAGCTACAAAGCCCACAGCTCAAAGAGCAGTTCCAAAGCCCACAACTAAGAAAGCAAACCCCAACCCCCCAGACTGAAGACCATTTCCAAACTCCACAAATGAATGAGCACTTCCAAACTCCACAAATAAAAGAGCCGTTCCAAACTCCACAAATGAAGGAGCAATTCCAAACTCCacaaatgaagatgaaggagcaaTTCCAAACTCCGCATATGAAGGAGCAATTCCAAACTCCACAAGTGAAGGCGCAGGTTCAAACTCCCCAAATACAGGAGCAATTTCAAGCTCCACAAATGAAGGAACAGGTTCAAACTCCACGAATGAAGGAACAATTCCAAACTCCACAAATAAAGGAGCAGGTTCAAACTCCACGAATGAAGGAGCAAATACAAACGCCACAAATGAAGGAGCAGCTGCAAAGCTCACAATTCAAGCAACATTTCCAAAGTCAACAGTTTAAGAATGAATTCAAGAGACCACAATTTCAGCTGCAGTTTCAGAACCAACAATTTAAGGAACAATTCCAAAGCCCACAATTCAACCAGCATTTCCAAAGCCCACAATTTAAGGAACTGTTCCAAAATCAGCAGCTTCAACAGCAGTTCCAGAGTCCACAATTCAGAGCTCAATATCAAAGCCCACAGCAACAAATCCAGATCTCACCGATGCCATCTCAGCAGTTCATGGATCAGCCAACAATTCAATTCCAAAATCCACAGTTCAGTGGGCACCATTTCTTCAGGCCACAGTCCCAAAGCCCACAGATCCAGAGCCCACACTTTAAAGATCACTTTGCCATGCCACAGGATATGGATCGCTTTAATATGCAGGTACTAGATGACCAACGGTTGGCTGGAAATCAGTTCAAACATCCATATTTCAGCAGACACCAGTTCCTAAGCGAAGGGCTCAAGCAAGGACGGTTCCAAAGTCAAGATCTCATGAAAACTGTTCAGAATCAACAGTCATTGAATCAAGAGGCTGGCAGACATCAGCTTCAGCCCCAAATGACAGGAGGCAAGATTAAAGACAAAATAACAGAGGATCGGTTCAGAAGCAAGCCATCCAAGGAAGAGCACCAGTCCCCTGACCAAAAAGGTGATAGAAGTCACCTCCAAGACCATCAGGCTAAAACACAGCAATCTGAGAGAGATGAACTTCATAGGGACCAATTCCGCaaccaacaaaataaagatgacCAATTTCGTGAAACTCATGACAGTAGAAGCCAGTTTTTAAGCACAGATCAAGTCGTGGGACGGTTCAATGAGGGAAGGTTCCAGAATCCTCAGAACCAATTTCAGAATCAGAGAACTATTTCAAGAACATTTcaaagagaaaatgtgaaacCGGATGAACAGCAGCGTAGTGGCCAGCAAAGCCATGCTCAGTCAAGCCCCGTACCTGGTTCTGGCGTCACCCTGAAAACTTCCCTTAGCACCTTCGACAGCGAACGCCGTGCTCAAGACTTCACTAGCCAAGGACATGGCAATGACAGAAGCAGTGGGGCTCGAACATATCTTTCCATGCAGGGGCATCCCAAACTCCGTCCTCGCCCTGTCAATTCCCCTGTGGGCGTGCCTCTAGTCCACCAATAG